In a genomic window of Blastocatellia bacterium:
- a CDS encoding TIGR04255 family protein — MNADTKTNGDPGRVPERRYRKPPVIEALCEIYFAGSNWDETIPGAFYERVKSDFPQKRQRTIQEAQITLGLEHATAGVRQLPPWMQFLSNQKHRMIQLARDLLVLNQLAPYPHFEEWEPDVFRALSLYRELAQPERLSHLGLRYINRIEIPGGQIHMEDYFTIYPNLPPRLGKMHGAFVVRVEVPQPDDGHVVVITFGTGGPPSAPEPVQQFVLDFYDRVVINIAIEEEAIRKEIRRAHENIVVAFEDSITDKLRALFEPEERV; from the coding sequence ATGAACGCCGACACAAAGACAAACGGCGATCCGGGCCGAGTTCCAGAGCGAAGGTACCGCAAGCCGCCCGTGATCGAAGCGCTTTGCGAGATCTACTTCGCTGGCTCCAACTGGGACGAAACCATTCCGGGTGCGTTTTACGAGCGGGTCAAGAGTGACTTTCCGCAAAAGCGGCAGAGGACAATTCAGGAGGCCCAGATCACGCTCGGACTTGAACATGCTACCGCGGGCGTTCGCCAGCTTCCGCCTTGGATGCAATTTCTCTCCAACCAAAAGCATCGAATGATTCAGTTGGCGCGAGATCTGCTGGTGCTCAACCAGCTTGCACCCTACCCACACTTCGAGGAGTGGGAACCCGACGTATTCCGAGCACTCAGCCTATATCGAGAGCTGGCCCAGCCTGAACGACTGAGCCACCTCGGGCTGCGTTACATCAACCGTATCGAGATTCCGGGCGGACAGATACATATGGAGGATTATTTCACCATATATCCGAACCTCCCACCCAGGCTCGGTAAAATGCACGGCGCCTTCGTGGTTCGAGTGGAAGTGCCGCAACCAGACGACGGCCACGTTGTGGTGATCACCTTCGGGACCGGAGGTCCCCCCTCTGCTCCGGAGCCGGTGCAGCAATTTGTTCTGGATTTTTATGATCGTGTGGTGATCAACATAGCAATCGAGGAAGAGGCTATACGAAAAGAAATACGCCGGGCGCACGAAAACATCGTTGTTGCTTTCGAAGACAGCATTACCGATAAGCTTCGAGCGCTCTTTGAACCGGAGGAGCGAGTATGA